From a single Girardinichthys multiradiatus isolate DD_20200921_A chromosome 17, DD_fGirMul_XY1, whole genome shotgun sequence genomic region:
- the tprkb gene encoding EKC/KEOPS complex subunit TPRKB, whose amino-acid sequence MHLTQSLELYPDTKVTQVLFKSVKNAAELKQKAVEGKINGALINPTMLVSPFQVLVAANKAFHLHSIGNMKTRSLNSEIIFNLSPTNSISDAFKRFGISDRDDSALVVVVHGKDNELQAVSDIMAMVDGQQLPVDEVSSLSDLEKIRKLYKVTPLEETCGTLLDAVVCRMAIKDVM is encoded by the exons ATGCACCTGACGCAATCGCTGGAGCTTTACCCCGACACCAAGGTGACTCAGGTGCTTTTTAAAAGCGTGAAAAACGCGGCCGAACTGAAGCAGAaagcagtggaaggaaaaataaatggtgCCTTGATCAACCCGACAATG CTGGTGAGTCCTTTCCAAGTGCTGGTGGCTGCCAATAAAGCTTTTCACTTACACTCGATTGGAAACATGAAGACAAGAAGTCTCAACTCAGAAATAATCTTCAACCTTTCACCTACTAATAGT ATCTCAGACGCTTTCAAAAGATTTGGGATCTCTGACAGAGACGACTCAGCCCTGGTGGTGGTGGTTCACGGCAAAGACAACGAGCTGCAGGCTGTTTCAGACATAATGGCCATGGTGGACGGACAGCAGCTTCCAGTGGACGAAGTTTCCTCATTGTCAGACTTGGAAAAGATCAGAAAG CTATACAAAGTTACACCTCTGGAGGAGACATGTGGTACTCTGCTAGATGCCGTCGTTTGCAGGATGGCCATCAAGGATGTCATGTAG
- the alg10 gene encoding dol-P-Glc:Glc(2)Man(9)GlcNAc(2)-PP-Dol alpha-1,2-glucosyltransferase, which yields MEKFEGYMFTALCSTNFLVSCLLFSRVTREQREPYMDEIFHVPQAQRYCQGKFNEWDPMITTLPGLYLMSVGVIKPVVWLADLTGDVVCSTAMLRFVNLLFNCGNLYLIYLLICKLHHREKTRTTSRRVLSSLSLSTFPVLYFFNFLYYTDAGSTFFILFAYLMTLYGCHKASALLGVCSVLFRQTNIIWVAFCAGTLVATKMDEAWKTEHTKKRDEKSPPSQVPLSFSGAKKVMVFSLEFLTSPGHVKAVLQVAWPYAVVGVAFLLFVVLNDGIVVGDRTSHEACLNVPQLFYFFSFSLFFSLPVSLCYHRTLRFLHALKKQPFFFLLVTAVSLLLVWKFTFVHKYLLADNRHFPFYVWKNVFQRHELVRFLLVPVYVFAGWNFLDPFKSRSLFWSLAYLACLLCATVPQKLLEFRYFIIPYLMYRLHIPLPSLPRLVAEFLLYTAVNAATIYIFITKTFHWSDSTATQRFMW from the exons atggagaaattTGAAGGGTACATGTTCACAGCTCTGTGCAGCACCAACTTCTTGGTGTCCTGCCTGCTGTTCTCCAGAGTGACGCGGGAGCAGAGGGAGCCCTACATGGACGAGATCTTCCACGTCCCGCAGGCTCAGAGATACTGCCAGGGGAAATTCAACGAG TGGGACCCCATGATCACCACGCTCCCGGGCCTCTACCTCATGTCCGTGGGCGTCATCAAGCCGGTGGTGTGGCTGGCCGACCTGACGGGGGACGTGGTGTGCTCCACGGCCATGCTGCGCTTCGTCAACCTCCTCTTCAACTGTGGGAACCTCTACCTGATCTACCTGCTGATCTGCAAGCTGCACCACAGGGAGAAG ACACGAACGACCTCACGGCGAGTCCTCTCGTCCCTGTCTCTGTCCACCTTCCCGGTGCTTTACTTCTTCAACTTCCTGTACTACACCGACGCCGGGTCCACCTTCTTCATCCTCTTTGCGTACCTCATGACGCTGTACGGCTGCCACAAGGCATCGGCGCTGCTTGGCGTCTGCTCCGTGCTCTTCCGCCAGACCAACATCATCTGGGTGGCATTTTGTGCCGGCACTCTGGTGGCTACCAAGATGGACGAGGCCTGGAAGACAGAGCATACGAAAAAGAGGGACGAGAAATCTCCGCCCTCCCAGGTGCCACTGTCGTTTAGCGGAGCTAAGAAAGTGATGGTATTCTCGTTGGAGTTCCTCACCTCTCCTGGACATGTGAAGGCTGTGCTGCAGGTGGCCTGGCCTTATGCTGTGGTGGGTGTGGCTTTCCTGTTGTTTGTGGTGTTGAACGATGGGATAGTGGTTGGTGACAGGACGAGTCACGAAGCCTGCCTCAATGTCCCCCAGCTTTTTTacttcttctccttctccctCTTCTTCTCCCTCCCCGTCTCGCTGTGCTACCACCGCACCCTCCGCTTCCTCCACGCCCTGAAGAAGCAGCCTTTCTTCTTCCTCCTAGTCACCGCTGTCTCTTTGCTCCTAGTTTGGAAGTTCACTTTCGTGCACAAGTACCTCCTGGCGGATAATCGTCACTTCCCCTTCTACGTGTGGAAAAACGTCTTCCAGAGGCACGAGCTTGTCCGCTTCCTACTCGTCCCAGTTTACGTTTTTGCTGGGTGGAACTTCCTGGACCCCTTCAAGTCACGCTCCCTCTTCTGGAGCCTGGCCTACCTGGCATGCCTCCTGTGCGCCACGGTTCCCCAGAAGCTTCTGGAGTTCAGGTACTTCATCATTCCGTACCTGATGTACCGTCTCCACATACCGCTCCCGTCTCTTCCACGACTCGTCGCCGAGTTCCTGCTGTACACGGCCGTGAACGCCGCCACCATTTACATCTTCATCACCAAGACCTTCCACTGGTCGGACAGCACGGCCACACAGAGGTTCATGTGGTGA
- the srr gene encoding L-threonine dehydratase catabolic TdcB, with amino-acid sequence MGEVCADAVTLNLLREARETVRSSPLGVIDTPTISWGQTTLPMSGSIHIKLENMQRTGSFKIRGVANQFSRRPKGGCFVTMSAGNYGKSFAYALKHYGSKGKVVMPETAPESRAILIQSFGVEVERVPTSSMMSVVNRCVQEDNMTFLHSYDDLDLIAGHASLGFEVLEVVPEPDVVVVCCGGGGLLAGVAVAIKLSGCTKTRIYGVEPEGACTMYQSFIEKKPVWMEAKSIASGLAPPSAGRLPFELCQLYVEQIVLVNEDDIKAAVSTLYRAGLVVEPSGSAAFAALVNNKIPDLEGKNVVCILSGGNVGKDELSNFPD; translated from the exons ATGGGTGAGGTGTGTGCAGATGCTGTCACCCTGAATCTGCTTAGAGAAGCCAGGGAGACGGTGAGGAGCAGTCCGCTGGGCGTCATCGACACCCCCACGATCTCCTGGGGCCAGACCACGCTGCCCATGAGCGGCAGCATCCACATCAAACTGGAAAACATGCAGAGAACCG GGTCCTTTAAAATTAGAGGTGTTGCCAATCAGTTCTCCAGGAGACCGAAGGGTGGCTGTTTTGTGACCATGTCTGCAGGGAATTATGGGAAGTCCTTTGCGTACGCCTTGAAACACTACGGCTCCAAGGGAAAGGTGGTTATGCCAGAAACGGCCCCAGAGTCCAGGGCCATCCTTATCCAG AGTTTTGGGGTGGAAGTAGAGCGAGTTCCCACATCGTCCATGATGAGTGTGGTGAACCGTTGTGTGCAGGAGGACAACATGACCTTTCTGCACTCCTATGACGACCTGGATCTAATAGCCGGACACGCCAG CCTGGGCTTTGAGGTGCTGGAGGTGGTCCCGGAGCCGGATGTGGTGGTGGTCTGCTGTGGTGGGGGTGGGCTGCTTGCCGGGGTTGCTGTTGCCATCAAACTTTCAGGGTGCACTAAAACGAGGATCTACGGTGTGGAACCAGAAGGAG CCTGTACCATGTACCAAAGTTTCATTGAGAAGAAACCAGTGTGGATGGAAGCAAAGAGCATTGCCTCTGGTCTTGCACCTCCTTCTGCAG GCCGGCTACCTTTCGAGCTGTGTCAGCTCTACGTGGAACAGATCGTCCTAGTGAACGAAGATGATATCAAGGCAGCAGTCTCCACCCTCTACAGAGCCGGGCTCGTGGTCGAGCCGTCGGGTTCCGCCGCCTTCGCTGCGCTGGTCAACAACAAGATACCCGACCTGGAGGGGAAGAACGTCGTGTGCATCCTCAGCGGAGGGAATGTTGGAAAAGATGAGCTGTCCAACTTTCCAGACTGA
- the trmu gene encoding mitochondrial tRNA-specific 2-thiouridylase 1, translating into MGLIRHVVCAVSGGVDSSVAALLLKRRGYNVTGVFMKNWDSLDESGVCSIERDCEDAYKVCQILDIPFHQVSYVKEYWHDVFSNLLKEYEKGRTPNPDILCNKHIKFNHFHKYAIHTLGADAMATGHYARTSQEDEEVFLQSHTSPPTTLFRNRFEIRNPVKLCKGADLVKDQTFFLSQISQDALRQTLFPLSGLTKDFVKKMAAEAGFHHVLKKKESMGICFIGERNFENFILEYLESKPGNFVSIEDQTVKGTHKGWFTLTLGQRARIGGQRDAWFVVDKDIATGDVFVAPTTNHPALFRDTARTDRFHWIAVDPPPELVRTQMMECHFRFIHQMPLIPCTVTLNMDGSVWISLSQPVRALTPGQFAVLYKGDDCLGSGKIIQLGPSEYTLKTGRERLVASQQQKDEPTPGSAS; encoded by the exons ATGGGGTTGATAAGACACGTCGTATGTGCCGTGTCGGGCGGGGTGGACAGCTCTGTGGCGGCTCTACTGCTGAAGAGAAGAG GCTACAATGTGACCGGGGTCTTCATGAAGAACTGGGACTCTCTGGATGAGAGTGGAGTCTGCAGCATAGAGAGGGATTGTGAGGACGCCTACAAAGTGTGCCAGATCCTGGACATCCCCTTCCACCAAGTGTCCTATGTCAAAGAATACTGGCACGACGTGTTCAG CAATCTGCTAAAGGAATACGAAAAGGGCAGGACGCCAAACCCTGATATACTCTGCAACAAACACATTAAATTCAACCATTTCCACAAGTATGCCATACACACTTTGG GTGCCGACGCCATGGCAACAGGTCACTACGCCAGGACATCCCAGGAAGATGAAGAGGTGTTCCTGCAGTCACACACCTCCCCACCCACCACGCTGTTCAGAAATCGATTCGAGATCAGAAATC CCGTGAAGCTGTGCAAAGGAGCCGATCTCGTCAAAGACCAGACCTTCTTCCTCAGCCAGATCTCGCAGGACGCCTTAAGACAAACCCTCTTCCCACTTTCCGGACTCACCAAAGACTTTGTGAAGAAGATGGCAGCTGAGGCAGGGTTTCATCATGTGCTGAAGAAGAAAgag AGCATGGGCATTTGCTTCATTGGAGAGAGAAACTTTGAAAACTTCATTTTAGAG TACCTGGAGTCCAAACCTGGGAACTTTGTGTCCATTGAGGACCAGACTGTGAAAGGAACACATAAAG GTTGGTTTACTCTGACCTTGGGTCAGAGGGCAAGGATAGGGGGGCAGAGAGATGCCTGGTTCGTGGTGGACAAAGATATTGCCACTGGTGATGTGTTTGTG GCTCCAACTACCAATCACCCGGCTCTTTTCCGTGACACGGCGCGAACCGACCGCTTCCACTGGATCGCTGTGGACCCGCCTCCGGAGCTAGTCAGGACCCAGATGATGGAGTGCCATTTTCGCTTCATCCACCAGATGCCGCTCA TTCCCTGCACGGTAACTCTGAACATGGATGGTTCGGTGTGGATTTCTCTCTCTCAGCCAGTCAGAGCTCTGACACCCGGACAG TTTGCAGTTCTGTACAAAGGCGACGATTGCCTGGGCAGCGGGAAGATCATCCAGCTGGGGCCCAGTGAATACACGCTGAAGACGGGCCGCGAGCGGCTAGTGGCAAGCCAGCAGCAAAAAGACGAGCCGACGCCAGGTTCAGCCAGCTGA